A single genomic interval of Oryza sativa Japonica Group chromosome 7, ASM3414082v1 harbors:
- the LOC4343625 gene encoding uncharacterized protein: MERGPAMAPAAGTGSGPGTVVVGSAAALAAQEEMRWRQLDSGVSAVSFGFVATAILVSMFLAMAILEHFLRSPAHRGHAGMGPPPPHPPPPGGILSRLRLLLHRRGAGEAAFPGGSDLEAARKLDGGASPEIPVYAKGVSVLMPGHDVPTFIAHPAPAPCPPERVQWPSHQPTPFAGSSSNPS; this comes from the exons ATGGAGCGCGGGCCGGCGATGGctccggcggcggggacggggtCGGGGCCGgggacggtggtggtggggtcggcagcggcgctggcggcgcagGAGGAGATGCGGTGGCGGCAGCTGGACAGCGGCGTCAGCGCGGTGTCGTTCGGGTTCGTGGCCACCGCCATCCTCGTCTCCATGTTCCTCGCCATGGCCATCCTCGAGCACTTCCTCCGCTCCCCGGCCCACCGCGGCCACGCTGGGATGGGGCCGCCGCccccgcacccgccgccgccgggagggaTCCTCTCTCGCCTCCGCCtactcctccaccgccgcggcgccggcgaggccgccttcccTGGCGGCTCGGATCTCGAGGCGGCCAGgaagctcgacggcggcgcgtccCCCGAG ATACCTGTTTACGCCAAAGGTGTCTCAGTTTTAATGCCAGGACACGATGTACCAACATTCATCGCTCATCCTGCCCCAGCACCCTGCCCTCCAGAAAGGGTCCAGTGGCCCTCACACCAGCCCACTCCTTTTGCTGGTTCCTCATCAAATCCGAGCTAG